Proteins from a single region of Desulfolutivibrio sulfoxidireducens:
- a CDS encoding cell division protein ZapB — protein MDIFQALEDRVDRLLTKVKTLEAENGSLKAELDKERTNRDAITARVDSLLKRIQEEIA, from the coding sequence ATGGACATTTTCCAAGCCCTGGAAGACCGCGTTGACCGCCTTTTGACCAAGGTCAAGACCCTGGAGGCGGAGAACGGTTCGCTCAAAGCCGAACTCGACAAGGAGCGTACGAACCGGGACGCGATCACGGCCAGGGTGGATTCGCTGTTGAAGCGGATTCAGGAGGAAATCGCCTGA
- a CDS encoding cell division protein ZapA has protein sequence MPSYNLEILGLTLSFKTDAEPDRVEAAKIMVEERCKLLGSGGKALGKEKLLAFVALGLADDVLMSNQRLGDVMKRAGTLLKKIEG, from the coding sequence ATGCCCAGCTACAACCTGGAGATCTTGGGCCTTACGCTCTCGTTCAAGACCGACGCGGAACCGGATCGTGTCGAGGCCGCCAAAATCATGGTGGAGGAACGGTGCAAACTGCTCGGATCGGGCGGGAAGGCGCTTGGCAAGGAGAAGCTTTTGGCGTTCGTGGCCCTCGGATTGGCCGACGACGTGCTAATGTCCAATCAAAGGCTCGGCGATGTCATGAAACGCGCCGGCACGCTTTTGAAGAAAATAGAAGGTTGA
- the glmU gene encoding bifunctional UDP-N-acetylglucosamine diphosphorylase/glucosamine-1-phosphate N-acetyltransferase GlmU, which translates to MFDGVGALVLAAGKGTRMHSEAPKVLRTILGEPMLAYVFDALRPLCPDRAHAVVGHGASAVRRAFPDMAEGFVEQTEQLGTGHALQVAWPALVSRGYEHVLVVNGDVPLVTADILAGFLSEALAVQADVAFASIELDDPGAYGRVVRAPSGVCIVEAKDYDTMRHGPATGEINAGIYLLRLATVGPLLPLLRNDNRGREFYITDLVGLAGKAGLRTRAVNRGRDGALLGVNSPRELVAAEENLRRGIVDGLFDQGVLVRCPDQARIGPRVAVAAGAVVAGPCEIYGDTSIGTGARVASQVWIRDCGLDENCEILPFCHLEGARVGPGCKVGPFARLRPGAVLEQEARVGNFVEVKKSVLRRGVKAGHLSYLGDADVGAGANIGAGTITCNYDGKNKHATIIGEEAFIGSNTALVAPVTIGRKALVGAGSVITHDVPEGMMAVGRGRQTNLRRKP; encoded by the coding sequence ATGTTCGACGGAGTCGGGGCGCTGGTTCTGGCCGCCGGAAAAGGGACCAGGATGCATTCCGAGGCCCCCAAGGTCCTGCGGACCATCCTCGGGGAGCCCATGCTGGCCTATGTCTTTGACGCCCTGCGGCCCCTTTGCCCGGACCGGGCGCATGCCGTGGTGGGGCATGGCGCATCCGCCGTGCGCCGGGCCTTTCCGGATATGGCGGAAGGCTTCGTGGAACAGACCGAGCAGCTCGGCACGGGCCACGCCCTGCAAGTGGCCTGGCCGGCCCTGGTCAGCCGCGGTTACGAACACGTGCTGGTGGTCAACGGCGATGTGCCCCTGGTGACCGCGGATATCCTGGCCGGATTTTTGTCCGAGGCCCTGGCCGTTCAGGCCGACGTGGCCTTCGCCTCCATCGAGCTTGACGACCCCGGGGCCTATGGCCGCGTGGTGCGGGCCCCGTCCGGGGTGTGCATCGTCGAGGCCAAGGATTACGACACCATGCGCCACGGCCCGGCCACCGGCGAGATCAACGCCGGAATCTACCTCCTGCGCCTGGCCACGGTCGGACCGCTCCTGCCGCTTTTGCGAAACGACAACCGCGGCCGGGAATTCTACATCACCGATCTGGTGGGGCTGGCGGGAAAGGCCGGACTTCGGACCCGGGCCGTGAACCGGGGCCGGGACGGAGCCCTTTTGGGGGTCAACTCGCCGCGCGAACTGGTGGCGGCCGAGGAGAACCTGCGCCGGGGCATCGTGGACGGCCTCTTCGACCAGGGGGTGCTGGTGCGCTGCCCGGATCAGGCCCGGATCGGCCCCAGGGTCGCGGTGGCCGCCGGGGCGGTTGTGGCCGGGCCGTGCGAAATCTACGGGGACACCTCCATCGGGACCGGCGCGCGGGTGGCCTCCCAGGTCTGGATACGCGACTGCGGGCTCGACGAGAACTGCGAGATCCTGCCTTTTTGCCATTTGGAGGGCGCCCGGGTTGGCCCGGGATGCAAGGTCGGTCCCTTCGCCAGGCTGCGGCCCGGGGCGGTCCTGGAACAGGAGGCCCGGGTGGGCAATTTCGTGGAGGTCAAAAAGTCCGTGCTGCGTCGCGGGGTCAAGGCCGGGCATTTGAGCTATCTGGGCGACGCCGACGTGGGGGCCGGGGCCAACATCGGGGCCGGCACCATTACCTGCAACTACGACGGGAAGAACAAGCACGCCACCATCATCGGCGAGGAGGCCTTTATCGGCAGCAATACCGCCCTGGTGGCCCCGGTCACCATCGGGCGCAAGGCCCTTGTCGGCGCGGGATCGGTCATCACCCATGACGTGCCCGAGGGCATGATGGCCGTTGGCCGGGGGCGGCAGACGAATCTGAGGCGAAAGCCGTGA